In the Fundulus heteroclitus isolate FHET01 chromosome 23, MU-UCD_Fhet_4.1, whole genome shotgun sequence genome, aCAGAAATGCTGTCCGGTTTGTTTGCCCACAGATTTTCTCTGGGACTGGGATCAGGGATTTTTGATGGGCACACCAAAACATGGACTTTGTTGTGATTTAGTGCCTTTATAACTGATTGGGCTGCATGGCCGATGCCATTTAACATTTGGAAGAGACGTTTATATCAAAGGACTTGAGACTTGTTATTATATGTCAAGGCTGAGTTTTACTACCAATCTGttgcaaatgcattttttatgcatttttgttGCATCAATCTGTAAAAGCATGGTTGGCAGGCAGGGAAATAGTTTTGGACCAGAAAGGTGAATCCCTCGGAGCAATTAACTGCAGACGATAGAAGTAACGGGTGATGCTGATGATATTCCAGATCGTCATCTAGTCTCAGATTTTCATCCCAGTTTCCTAACGACATGATTTTCTTCCCCTCCAGACACTATTATGGCCTTTCCCTTCTCCTTTTGCCATAAATTTTTCCGCTTTTGGCTTCTTGAAATGATCTCGTTCTGCACATAAATGCTATTCTAAAACGTGTCAAACTGTTTTCTCTGGCCtggataataaaacaaagtctTACATTGTTCCTCCTTAGTGTAGTAGTACTCCTTGTCGATGTGCACTTTATCATCTATGGTGTGAGACATTAGTTCAAAGGAGTTCATCACCTCAATGTTTCTGCCCTCCTGCTTCCCGATCAGAGCTCCGATCactgagaagacagagcacacAATTATCACCAGATATCTAAAACAGCCACTTGAGACCAtctttctcttttccttttaaatataaacgttaaaaaaatattaaaaacgaCATACTAAAGAGCACACCGCTTAAGTTTGATCACACATACCCTGCATTGGTCGACCTTCCTGTGAACGGATGCGTATCCAGTGGTCTGATATGTTGAGGATAACCAAAGGGTGTAAGGCCACAGAAACGCTCCCAGTGACCCCCGCTGCCATAACACTGGGGCCGACTGCAGAccagaggaaaacaaaacacaagggGGGCTTTGTTAGGAAACTGGCTAAAACGCACAACAGTATCGTCAGATCAGGCAAAATCTAAACAAATAGTGGCTAaaaaccagaataaaaaaaaaaagagaccagCAGGAGATGTGTCACAAATTCAGGTTATCCAATAAACTGAAAGCACGTCTGTtagttagttttttgtttttttacagaatcTATATTATTAAGATTTTGCTATGGCTGGAGccaatcaaacaaacaaaaaaagagacttAATTACCATCTTTCCAGGCCCTTTTTTTGCAATTAGCcaatatttattgtcatttttttaagctGTGGTCAGAATTAAGCAAATCTCTTTAAGACAAGATCACCTTGAGAGAACTTGAAATGAGCTGGAGCTGAAGAATCTACTTCCTCTCTCGGTTCCTCTAAGGATCTGGTGGTGAGAACATGCCTCCCAGGCAGCCTCCAAAGGAGAGATTTTCCACGTATCTATGAGTTTGTCAGGGCTGCACTAAGACTTAGTGTTGCCTTAGGTACAGCTAACTCAGGAGTCACCGTTAATCAAGCAGCACAAGGAAACGGTGAAGTCTGCCTGTAGCCGTTTGATTGACAGACCtggatttattttcattcatatGGCTGACAATGAGTGATTTCTCCAGCCCCTTTAAACCCAAACAACTTCAACTTTCAGTGCTTGCCAGTGTGTAATAACACAGTCAACAAGtttaaaaggcaaaacaaaaaacacatataCCAAATTCCATCTGTCCTGTAAAAAGAGGGatacaattttattattattcaacttTGCCTTAAGCTAATTATATCTATggttttattgtgctttttagACTGACTTTATATTAATGTTAAATAACTGTATTGACAATATTTAGTTAGGATTAATAAACGTTTATTCCAGAAGTTTTAAACAAATTACTATTTTCATTTACttatattttattgatttaattattattattattattattatcatcatttagtaaattatgATTTTAGTATCAATACTAATTAATATTTTGGAACCCATGCTTTTTAAGTCTTCATCTAATGTTTTATCAACACAACAGCATCTCCTTAACCATTCAGCCCATCACCACAAACACTTTGCTGTTTCTCTGTGTCACTCAGAAACgttctttaattaaaaactgattGATTGGTCGATCGATTAAACATAATGCCAAACACTAAAAAGTTATTCATCTAAGAAAGGCCAGGCGATTGCACCAAGACTCGTTTTGAAGCAATCCCTCCGCCTGAGCAAGCACGTGGCGACCGAAGAAAGGAACATCCTCATTTAGCCGTCTAAATGGCTAACAACAACAGTGTGATGAGGTTGCATCTCCTTGGTCATCGGCCACACTAAAGTTAGGATAAAGTAATGTAACGCAgtgactttaattttttttagaacctTATTTATTCCTGGGGGGTTTCCATATAACAGTAACAACAAAGAGTTTAATCCACAGCCTGAATTGTATGatttagaaatacacaaagacCTTCTAAAGACAAGTTCTAtagaataaattattaaaaatacacTAAATATATGTTGACATGAGCTGGTGACAGACATCAATGCTGCATCAAAATGTCTCGGTCTGAATGAACCCATAACTGGGTAACACAGCTTCAGCTTCGTCACCAAACCAGgggaaaatgttcaaaatataTCCAACGCATGTTGTTTAGTTGAAATGACTTTACAGAAATTAAATGCTACCGGCGCAATGTGCTCTTCGGGTGACATGTTTTTCCTCTATGTATCTGTTGATTGAAATAGGCGAGTAAAAGAAAGACtcttaaaaatgtacacaatgAATCCAAACCGAGGAACGGGGCAGAGGAGAAGCAGCTGCAACATTTAAAACGATAAATAACAGAAGACAGATATATGAACGTTAACCCGGTTATGTCAGCTGCGTTAAACCACGACAAAATCTCCAGTAACGAGCGCTGAGGatcaaaacacataaaacacaacgGAGCCTCCGTGTTCATTCATTTTGCGAGGTTGCGCGGCTTATGTGGTGGGGTAAATCATAAATACTTGCCTGTTCCATCCACCTCCATTCCTCCACCATTGCTCGTCGCCATCTTGTCCGGTGTTGTGTTGAAAAAAGCAGCGCTGTCATAGGAGGATCGGTTTTAAGGCGTTCTTCTTCCTGTTTGCGTTTGTTAGCTTGTTCTCGCTAGTCACCGGACTAAGCTAATCGAGCTTTTCGGTACTATTACATGCCTAGTGCTGATATCAGTTCCGTAACTCTACTATTAAACACTTTATCATTAGAAAAAAACGATATTTGCTGTGAGCTACTTCCGGTCGGTGTATATCCTAGCAACGGACCCTGCGTCCATCGCCGccataaatatgtaaaacaattaaatgcgTTATGGTAGTTGTATTTTTATTGGGAGCGGGAAAGCTCAAGCCtgcttcttcttattattttttatttaactgaatATATTGAGGAATACAAGCGCCTTAAAATGCGCTTCCGGTGACCGGAGTACGTGGTTTGTACGGCGGGGGCCCCTTTTTCAGCGCAACACCGCTAAGTCGCGCATGCGCAATGGACTGTTAGCTTGGTTGGACAGTTAGGAGGCAACACCGCGTCTGCCAGTGCCTTTAAACAAGACGCAATGCTCCGCTGTTGTTATAAAACACCCGGTGCCATTAAGAGAAAGGTTGCATCGACCGTGTCGCGGTAGTATCAGCGAGAAACAGCCCCTCGTCGCGCTGCCATCGCCGGTTTAGGTCACTCGGCGAATGGAAAGCTGTTTCCGGGGGATCGCTGATTCAGGCGCAACCCGTGTGCGTCGGGATAGAAAATCCGTGCTGGGAGTTTTGTTTACAAAATGGATGAATTTAAAGTCTGTAACCTGGACTACTTCCCAGAGAACATTTTAATAGACGTGCTCTCATACTTGAGCGTAAGAGAGCTCGTCAGGGCAGGGAggtaagcatttttttttttgctcgtgGACACAAGTATCCGGCTTTTCTTTGTTGTGACTGATTCCAAagaggtttttttgttgttgttgctgctgttgtttttattgttttgttttctagaGTGTGTAAGAGATGGAAACGCCTGGTTAAAGACCAAAGACTGTGGAGGACAGTCGACCTGACTGCATGGAAAGGGGTAAGACTGTTcgacaaagtgtttttttttatttttagaaagtctccaagaagtattcacaccccttaaacttttccacatgtCGTCACGGTACTGCCACGACCGCCAATACGTTTGATCTGGGATGTTCTGTCACACAGCAACGCCAAGTAGTGCGTAATTGGGGTTGGGTGGATGAAAAGTGGATACTTGGACTTCAAAACTTTTCACacttaaaaatctgaaaagtgtaatGTGAATTTGTTCTCGGCTCCCTTTGCCCTGATCTACCTCCATATATCGATATTGATGGCGATGAGCTTCTCAGACGAATCCTGCTTGAATGTATAAGCAGTGAAGaggtgtccgaaattaacacgcCGATGTCTGAGATGTGGCGTTTGGAAATAAAACTTCTCTGGCCAAataaaggccttttttttttttttaaatcaatgttacGTTTATCATTTACATGCTTTTTAGCTGATCGctcctgttttgtgttgctcCCCAACTTTGATGTCAGAATTTACCGTATTCAAAGTGCATTTCTATTTTTAAGGTTTAAGTAATCCTGACTGGCACTACACGTCATTATTGTGGAATATCTTGGTTGAAATATgaccttttttatgcttttaaatgcCGCGTGTGACGCAGTTCTGATTAATATTTATAGACATAGAcggctttatttgtcattttgtatacaaaaagtgcgtacagaacaaaatttcgtttgcatacagcttgaaaaatcccagtaaattgcactaattttcagggtaaagatgcagcagcgatttatgtaaacaattatgTATGACGCTCTTCTAATAAAATCTCATCCCCCTATGTCGCCATACGTGTCGTGCATCTGTGCGTTCAGCGACAGAaactaattgttgttttttttgccttccaCCTCTCACGCATCCATCCGTGGGCTCCCCGCTGCCTGTCAGGTGACGTCTCGGATCCTTTGGGTCCTTCTGCGTCAGTACCTGGGCTGCGGACTGAGGTGCCTGCACCTGCGTGGTCTGCTGCTCTCGGCCCGAGGCGGCACCTTCCTCTCCGAGTCGTGGCTCAAAGCCTTGTCCACCAAATGTCCCCGCCTGAGCAAACTCTGCCTTCTGCACGCCGACCTCAGGAGCCTGCCGACCTGCCAGATCCTGCCCCGATCGCTGCGCGTGCTGGAGCTGCGCGGCTGCGAGCTGCCCCGCAGTTTCTTCAGCCAGAGCCCGGCCCCTGCGACCCGCGACCGGGCCGAGGCCACGTCTAGCGTCGGTGCTCCGCAGCAAGGCGGCGGTCAGAAAGGAAAAGGCCTCGCTTGCCCCTCGGGGATCTGTGTCGAGCGGCTGGTCCTCAACAACGTGCCGTCCTTCACAGACCAGCATCTGCAGAATCTGGCGTCGTGGGAGAGGCTCAGTCGCCTGGAGCTACGCGATACCTTTCGCGTGACGGCAAACGGCCTCAGGAGCTGCGCGGCCAAAGAGGGGCTCTCGGGCTTGGAAGGGCTTTCGAGACTCAAATATCTAGAAATAGGCATTACGGGCCGGCACGGCTACCAGTTACAGATGGCTTCCCTCGGGCTGGGGGCCGGGTGGCTCGGACTGGAGGAGCTGAGCCTCGGTGGGAAGGAGGTGGGACCCGGCTTGCTCTGCGCCAGCCGTCTGAAGGACCTGAAGTGTCTGCACCTGTGGGCCTGCACGCTTAGCGAGCTGCAGATCGTGCGGAGCTGCAGGATGCTCCGCGGCCTGCGCCAGCTGGAGTTCCTGGACGTGGTCTTCCAGCCTCGGCAGAGTCCGCCCGCAGAGGAGGGGCAAGGGCAGGAAGGCGGCGAGGAGCAGCAGAACGGGGAGGAAGGCACCGGCGGCGAGGGTAACGAGGAGAACAAGGCGCTGGAGGGGGCGGATCCCTTCCCCAGTCTGCGCCGCTCGCTGGCCGTCCTGCTGCCGTCCTGCTCGCTGGTTTTTACTAACTGCTCTGTTCAGATAAACGTAGACTGACTCGGCCGCAGTGGCCAGCAAGCATTTATTCTCTTTACAGGACGGATCGGCTTCTTACTGGAGCGTTTTGGAGTGGCGTCAGGCAAGATGGAGAACGCTGCAGTATCTTGCCATGATTTATTTAGACTAGTTTAACAGTTTgtgaatttttaaaattttttaatttgtcaatgtatcaggaaaaaaaaatagggcaTTTTGGTTGGAAGTGGCCTGtattttaaagctcttttagTTTTATAAGGCCTAGAAAAGAACATTATCACTACAGATAATTTAGCATTTCAAGCAAACGTTGGTATATTTCTTTAGTTTGATGAATCAAAATATCAGAACTGGGGCTGGTTGGATCATGCAAACAACTCTCCTCAGATGCCACATGTTCAAATAGATCTCTCATGTTTACACACAACTCTATATCCTCGGTAAGACGGACTGAAAATCCTCCTGCCCACTGCCATCAGCATTTACATTATCTTTGAAGAAACCTGAATAgtatgagttaaaaaaaaatttaatttccctttgggattaagaaagtatttttgatttgaactgaatgtaaaagttgaaaataatgaaattatttgaaagaaaatgtagaTTTGATTTGTCAGGCTTTCATAGTGAGAATTTGTAGAAGATCACAAAGTTTTCCAAATGCTCCTCAGCTCGCTTGATCATTTGTGACACAACCTAATTCTACAGAACGGTCTCTACGTTGCTTGTCTATTCCTCAGCTGACAAGGTGTTAAAaggacttttattttaatttgtgacTTCGAGGTTGTTACAAGGAGAAGTGTGTTTTCTCGCGGGGAACAAAATCAGTTTTCGGAACATCTTTTAAGACAAAGCCGACGTGTCGGCTGTTCAACAGACACGCAGGTGTTTGAGTCAAAGTAGTGAAAAGGCTGTAAGACACAATCCACCTGTTTCCTGTTGCCTAACTGGCATAAAGTCAGATAATCATGTTTACCCATGTTGATGTTGTGTTAAAAATGCAAGGcgtagcattttttttctgtttctgtgtctttGCTGGGGTCACGAAAAGAAAAGTGGCACCgatgtttgttttattaccaGCAAAAATCATGGAAGATCTGCATTGTGATTCTGAAGGATGTCGCATTTGGACTTGAATCTTGTAATGGTGAAGTTGTTtagaataaaaaagattttaactataaaaaaatctgaatcatGAATTATTTTTAGCCTCCTGCCTGTTGATTATAAAATTTTAGGTGTTTTGAAAATTTAGAAGGAAGTTAGGCTCTTTAAAAGACTCCcgatagtgttttttttttttaaacttgtgtacagatttattcttttttttaaccttttcatcAAGCTGAAATGTTTCTGATCAGGAAACACAGATTATTATCAGACAAATAACAGGAGCAAGGTGCagatttccctctgggattattaaagtatttccagGGTGCTttcgcaagtcttgaaagtcttaataagtatggaatttttaaacactgttttccagaccttgaaaagtcttgaattttgtgtgaaagtcttaataaagtatggaaaaaaatgtatggtagaattttacagtatgctcaaaggcattgtgaaatgagaaataggaaggtaggctataaaactataattttactaactggtcacgtactgtattagcctaatggaatcaaacacttgtttgatgtgaaattcatgtacttgtgattttcatgttttgaaacgttttcatcagtaaaagcataatttactgtgaataatgcatttgttcactGAATACTAGCccataaaaattaacatttctaataaacagtttgtacaatctcaaccaatgaagtaggcagtaggcacacaagtatacaagtacatagagttaaggtcttgggaaaaaaaatatcagttttaaaaaagtctggaattttaatttggaaaaagagcaagcaccctgatttctgattctgatgtttgTATCTATTAATTGAAAAAAGTGATCCAAAACAACTACTATGTTAAAAGTATTTGCCATCTCACCAAATAGCGGATAGTCTTACAAAAGGAGTCCCGTCTCTCTCTTCCTTTCCaaatggttttatttcagcCACATCCTAGTGTTTTAGGGCCTTTACGACCTGCAGAAGGTCTCGCCACTGATTTAGAATCAGCCTTAATTGCCAATTTTGTTCAcacaacaaggaatttgactctggttCCATTTTTTTGCTCTCACTGAATTCACATTTAGcacaaatatacaaaacaaaaaaagcaaagtaaaaGTGTACATACATGTTtctacaaaaaagaaatgtacGTTGCGGTTGGATTGGTGCAGATGAGCATGGCCTTAATCTTGGCAGTAAGGGGGGTATTCTCCGGATGTCCACCATCATCTCCGCTCTCTTGAGCGGGTTGTGCCACACCACTGGACTGACTGACCAACCTTCTGTCTCTAT is a window encoding:
- the LOC105921703 gene encoding F-box/LRR-repeat protein 12 is translated as MDEFKVCNLDYFPENILIDVLSYLSVRELVRAGRVCKRWKRLVKDQRLWRTVDLTAWKGVTSRILWVLLRQYLGCGLRCLHLRGLLLSARGGTFLSESWLKALSTKCPRLSKLCLLHADLRSLPTCQILPRSLRVLELRGCELPRSFFSQSPAPATRDRAEATSSVGAPQQGGGQKGKGLACPSGICVERLVLNNVPSFTDQHLQNLASWERLSRLELRDTFRVTANGLRSCAAKEGLSGLEGLSRLKYLEIGITGRHGYQLQMASLGLGAGWLGLEELSLGGKEVGPGLLCASRLKDLKCLHLWACTLSELQIVRSCRMLRGLRQLEFLDVVFQPRQSPPAEEGQGQEGGEEQQNGEEGTGGEGNEENKALEGADPFPSLRRSLAVLLPSCSLVFTNCSVQINVD